GTCACGACACAGGAATTTACACCCTCGAGTACCTTTACGAAATCGGCCTGCGGTCATAGTCGGCCGTCTTGGATGCTGATCTTTTTCTCTACCGGCTGATCGGTGGACCAAGCTTGTTATCGCGGCCCATTGGAAGAACAATGGAAAAGGGCCGTGACGGAGCGTAGTGTTCTCTTTCCGCGGGCAAATTCTGAATGAGGTCGTTTTATGCTTTCGCGCGTTTGCTACTTCGGCGACGATGAACTGACGGGACCAGCCGCTTATTTGGCCGGGGTCATGGAGTACTGCGGCTTTGAGTACGAGCATGTTCCAAGTCGGCGACGGGTTGCGGATGAGTTGCTTAAGGAACCGTTTGCCCTCTACGTCATCAGCGATTATCCATCGGTCGGGTTTACCCTGCCGCAGCTTCAACGGATCAAGGAACATGTCGAGCAGGGCTCGGGCCTCCTCATGATTGGCGGCTGGGAAAGCTACTTCGGACGCGTGGGAGAATACGTGAATCGCCCGATCGCCGAGGTATTGCCCGTCTATCTCAGTATGTCTGACGACCGCGTCAATTGTGCGCAGGGGTGCGTTGTTCGAATGGTAAAACGGCATCCCATCACGGACGGCCTTCCCTGGGATAAACCGCCGCTGGTCGCCGGGTTCAACCGTATCTTTCCCAAGCCGCAGGGCACCACGCTGCTCGCTGGCGACCGTCTTACAATTACCGACGATGCGAACGGGTTAGATGTGTCCGTGGCGGACACGGTGCCCTTGCTCGTTGTGGGGCGATTTGTGGCCGGCCGGACGGCCGCTCTTGCGTTTGACGTGGCCCCTCATTGGATCGGCGGAATGGTCGATTGGGGCGAGCACCGGATCGTAGTGCAGATTCCGGCAGGCGGCTACATCGAGGTGGGGGACGCCTACGTCCGCTTGTTGGGCAATATCATTGCCTGGACGGGCAAACTGCGGGAACTGCCCGACGCGTATCCAGAAGAAGACCTTTCCGCTTCGGCGTCTGTAACGGTCGTGGCAACCGATAGCGAAAACGGGCTTCCTTCAGCGAATGGCTGAATTGGCCGCGGCACGGTCGCGATATCTGTCAGTAGTCACTTCGCGAACCGAACCCGCGCAACCAGAGGGCCCCCACGGCAAGGCCCACGACGGCCACAATCAACCATTCGCGAGGACCGAGATAACCTAACCAGCGATCCACGAACGACAGGCACCGTTCAAGCATGGTACAACAGACCTTCCACACTCCGCTGTCAAAATCAGAACTAAGGCGCATATCGAGGCGCCCTGTGAAAAGTTTAACACACGTTTTTGCGAGGACAGAAAACCGTTTTATTTGTGGGGTCGCAACCCCAATTCGAGAGGGGCATCTGCCTGCCGTTTGGGTCTGGTGCGGGGCAGGGAAGCGGTTCACCACGGGTCGAATGTCCCCGGGACCTGAGTCATCCCCATTTGATGCCGGGAAGCGGCACGGATCTGGACCGCTCCTTGGGCAGGAGCAGGTTTCAGCCCGGTGGGACGTGCTCGTCGCGTCCATATTCGCCCGTCCATATTCGGAGGGACCTGCTTGTCAGGTCCGTGCCTGGCGGGACGTGCCTGTCACGTCCGCTTGTCAAGGTTGGATGATCGATTGTCTTTGCGCGGGCACGACAAGCGTGCCCCTCCGACGAATACTCGGAGGGACATGCCTGTCACGTCCGCTTGCCAACATTGGATGATCCACCCCAAGTCACTCGCCTTTCGGTAGGGGCCATTCATGAATTGTCCTACAACACCTTGCGCTGGTGGCATGCCATGGATTTTTGCAAAAATGGGAATGGCTCAGCGGGGGCGGGGCTTGACCAATCGGCCGCGCTGAGGAAAATTCTAAATAAGAAAGGACCAATGATACGGGGGCGTAGCTCAATTGGTTAGAGTACCGGACTGTCGATCCGGTGGTTGCGGGTTCGAGTCCCGTCGCCCTCGCTCAACAAGGGACTGCGTCTTAACCGGACGCAGTCCTTTTTGTTTGGAGTTTCAGCCCTGGCTACAATCAGACGCTGAGAGCTTGTCTACCACCTTTGGTGCCACTTGGTGCCCCCAAACTAGGGTATGCCGTGTGGCTAACGTTGGAGAGCTGGAGCCATCGACGAGCGGCGGTTGCCGCGTTCCAGGGATTATTC
This is a stretch of genomic DNA from Thermogutta terrifontis. It encodes these proteins:
- a CDS encoding glutamine amidotransferase, which produces MLSRVCYFGDDELTGPAAYLAGVMEYCGFEYEHVPSRRRVADELLKEPFALYVISDYPSVGFTLPQLQRIKEHVEQGSGLLMIGGWESYFGRVGEYVNRPIAEVLPVYLSMSDDRVNCAQGCVVRMVKRHPITDGLPWDKPPLVAGFNRIFPKPQGTTLLAGDRLTITDDANGLDVSVADTVPLLVVGRFVAGRTAALAFDVAPHWIGGMVDWGEHRIVVQIPAGGYIEVGDAYVRLLGNIIAWTGKLRELPDAYPEEDLSASASVTVVATDSENGLPSANG